In Gouania willdenowi chromosome 17, fGouWil2.1, whole genome shotgun sequence, one DNA window encodes the following:
- the LOC114479859 gene encoding myeloid-associated differentiation marker homolog: MAIVLQSSPLLWTRLAALIFSCVAFSVAVHGGRLFHGTGDWCIFCWAFSFAGTLFVILVELFGLQTRAPISWKNFPITFACFAALLCLSASIIFPLYFLKGSVGPSEIRDYRIVSTVFSCLATIAYISEVSISKARPGEVAGYMATAPGLLKVGETFVACVIFVFVSDPVVYDRHDALKYCMSVYCICFILSAAIIMLCISECTGCLPFPFPRFLSGYALLAVVLYLSATIIWPIFNFDPKHGGNKNRPYNCGSTVGLCVWDKLMAVAVLTAVNFILYLADLIYSTRLVFVNA; encoded by the coding sequence ATGGCTATTGTTCTCCAATCCAGCCCTCTGCTATGGACGCGTCTGGCCGCCCTGATTTTCTCCTGCGTGGCCTTCTCCGTGGCCGTGCACGGCGGAAGACTGTTCCATGGCACTGGAGACTGGTGCATCTTCTGCTGGGCCTTCAGCTTCGCCGGTACTCTCTTTGTCATCCTGGTGGAGTTATTTGGCCTCCAGACCAGAGCTCCCATTTCCTGGAAGAACTTCCCCATCACCTTCGCCTGCTTCGCCGCACTCCTCTGCCTATCCGCGTCCATCATCTTCCCCCTGTACTTCCTCAAAGGCTCCGTAGGCCCCAGCGAGATCCGCGACTACCGCATCGTGTCTACCGTCTTCTCATGCCTGGCCACCATCGCTTACATCAGCGAGGTAAGCATCAGTAAAGCACGTCCAGGCGAGGTGGCCGGCTACATGGCTACAGCTCCAGGTCTTCTCAAAGTCGGTGAGACCTTCGTGGCCTGCGTCATCTTCGTCTTCGTCAGCGACCCCGTGGTGTACGATCGCCACGACGCGCTCAAGTACTGCATGTCCGTCTACTGCATCTGCTTCATCCTGTCGGCGGCCATCATCATGCTCTGCATCAGCGAGTGCACGGGCTGCCTCCCGTTCCCGTTCCCCCGTTTCCTGTCAGGTTACGCCCTACTGGCGGTAGTCCTCTATCTGTCCGCAACGATCATCTGGCCAATCTTCAACTTTGACCCGAAGCATGGCGGAAACAAAAACAGGCCGTATAACTGCGGCTCCACCGTAGGGCTGTGCGTGTGGGATAAGCTGATGGCGGTGGCGGTTCTCACCGCCGTCAACTTCATCCTCTACCTAGCCGACCTGATCTACTCCACTCGTCTGGTTTTTGTCAACGCCTGA